One genomic segment of Nonomuraea coxensis DSM 45129 includes these proteins:
- a CDS encoding PP2C family protein-serine/threonine phosphatase yields the protein MPHAGEHGGPAPLVLLVEDDPQDALIVRELLEDSGLAVRLEWARSVKQAREALARLRPQCVLLDLDLPDAYEFSALSAVLEEAGDAAVVVLTGLAEEQAGLAAVTAGAQDYLVKGRVEAEWLGRALRYAMQRKQAEQAAVALNAERVRARENARLERGLLPTPLLETMPIQVASRYQASRGSLTLGGDFFDVVESDDKVVHAVIGDVCGHGPDEAALGVCLRIAWRALVLSGLEGGALLRQLQRILDAERSSPEIFVTMSTLVLEPDRRTVRLWRAGHPGMLVHTPGGIDLAEPAQGPALGLPVESEWEQHLMELPPGGGLTLFTDGLFERRLPGERARWLGEEGLLELARRRAHLDGQSFIDALVEDVETAAPETAADDLAVVHLRWKDEL from the coding sequence ATGCCCCACGCTGGTGAGCACGGCGGCCCAGCGCCGCTCGTCCTGCTGGTCGAGGACGACCCGCAGGACGCGCTGATCGTCCGCGAGCTGCTGGAGGACAGCGGCCTGGCCGTACGCCTGGAATGGGCGCGCTCGGTGAAGCAGGCCCGGGAGGCACTGGCGCGGCTGCGGCCCCAGTGCGTGCTGCTCGACCTCGACCTGCCCGACGCCTACGAGTTCTCGGCGTTGTCGGCCGTGCTGGAGGAGGCCGGCGACGCGGCCGTCGTGGTGCTGACGGGCCTCGCCGAGGAGCAGGCGGGCCTCGCCGCGGTGACCGCGGGCGCGCAGGACTACCTCGTCAAGGGCCGGGTGGAGGCCGAGTGGCTGGGCCGGGCGCTGCGCTACGCCATGCAGCGCAAGCAGGCCGAGCAGGCCGCCGTGGCGCTGAACGCCGAGCGCGTCCGCGCCAGGGAGAACGCCCGCCTCGAACGCGGCCTGCTGCCGACCCCGCTGCTGGAGACCATGCCGATCCAGGTCGCCTCCCGCTACCAGGCGAGCCGCGGCTCCCTCACCCTGGGCGGCGACTTCTTCGACGTCGTCGAGTCCGACGACAAGGTCGTGCACGCGGTGATCGGCGACGTGTGCGGTCACGGCCCCGACGAGGCGGCGCTCGGCGTGTGCCTGCGCATCGCCTGGCGGGCGCTGGTGCTGAGCGGCCTGGAGGGCGGCGCGCTGCTGCGGCAGCTCCAGCGCATCCTCGACGCCGAGCGGTCCAGCCCCGAGATCTTCGTGACGATGTCCACGCTCGTGCTGGAGCCGGACCGGCGCACGGTGCGCCTCTGGCGGGCCGGCCATCCCGGCATGCTCGTCCACACCCCCGGGGGGATCGACCTGGCCGAGCCGGCGCAGGGCCCCGCGCTCGGCCTGCCGGTCGAGAGCGAGTGGGAGCAGCACCTCATGGAGCTGCCGCCGGGCGGCGGGCTGACGCTGTTCACCGACGGCCTGTTCGAGCGCCGCCTGCCCGGCGAGCGGGCCCGCTGGCTGGGCGAGGAGGGCCTGCTGGAGCTGGCCAGGCGGCGGGCGCACCTCGACGGGCAGTCCTTCATCGACGCCCTGGTCGAGGACGTCGAGACCGCCGCGCCCGAGACCGCCGCCGACGACCTCGCCGTGGTCCACCTCCGCTGGAAAGACGAGCTGTGA